From the genome of Glycine max cultivar Williams 82 chromosome 2, Glycine_max_v4.0, whole genome shotgun sequence, one region includes:
- the LOC100813741 gene encoding NDR1/HIN1-like protein 1 has translation MSECEHHKGKKRKIFRQVFWCIVVFLFLVLLTILLIWAILRPTKPTFTLQDVTVYAFNATIPNFLTSNFQVTLISRNPNDNIGVYYDRLEIYVIYRSQQITYRTAIPPTYQGHNEINVWSPFVYGTNIPVAPFNFLRLSQDQSDGNVLVTIRADGRVRWKVGAFISGRYHFYVRCPAFISFGPRSNGIVVGENAIKFQIIQRCSVSV, from the coding sequence ATGTCGGAGTGCGAGCACCACAAGGGGAAGAAGAGGAAGATCTTCCGGCAAGTGTTCTGGTGCATAGTGGTGTTCCTCTTCCTCGTGCTGCTCACAATTCTTTTGATATGGGCAATCCTTAGACCCACCAAACCCACCTTCACCCTCCAAGACGTCACGGTCTACGCCTTCAACGCCACCATACCGAACTTCCTCACTTCGAATTTTCAGGTCACGCTCATCTCGCGCAACCCGAACGACAACATCGGTGTTTACTACGACCGCCTCGAAATCTACGTAATCTACCGGAGCCAGCAGATCACGTACCGAACCGCCATCCCTCCGACCTACCAGGGCCACAATGAGATCAATGTTTGGTCTCCGTTTGTTTATGGTACCAACATCCCCGTCGCGCCGTTCAATTTCCTCCGCCTCAGCCAGGACCAGAGTGACGGTAATGTCCTCGTCACCATCCGAGCCGACGGAAGGGTTCGTTGGAAGGTCGGCGCCTTCATCTCCGGTCGCTACCACTTCTACGTCCGCTGCCCTGCCTTCATCTCCTTTGGCCCCCGCAGCAATGGAATCGTCGTCGGAGAAAACGCCATCAAGTTCCAGATAATCCAGCGGTGCTCCGTTAGTGTCTAA
- the LOC102669552 gene encoding polyadenylate-binding protein-interacting protein 11 has translation DFSSAFISPLSNLPFSPLFSNCAAPNFSTFTSVTEEQLAALFLNCGQVVDCRVCGDPNSILRFAFIEFTDEEGARAALNLSGTMLGYYPLRVLPSKTAIVPVNPTFLPRSEDEREMCSRTIYCTNIDKKHRVEGKKLVNTKGMLRAASMVSIWLKVCWNITRKGS, from the exons GATTTTTCCTCTGCCTTCATCTCACCACTCTCCAATCTTCCATTCTCCCCTCTTTTCTCCAATTGCGCTGCACCGAATTTCTCGACCTTCACTTCG GTTACTGAAGAGCAGTTGGCGGCACTCTTTCTTAACTGTGGCCAG GTTGTTGATTGTCGTGTTTGTGGGGACCCTAATTCTATTCTCCGGTTTGCCTTCATTGAGTTTACAGACGAAG AAGGTGCAAGGGCTGCTTTGAACCTGTCTGGAACCATGCTTGGATATTACCCGTTGAGAGTGCTACCTTCAAAAACTGCTATTGTCCCTGTTAATCCAACATTTTTGCCCAGG TCTGAAGATGAAAGGGAGATGTGTTCAAGAACAATTTATTGCACAAATATTGACAAGAAG CACAGGGTGGAGGGAAAAAAACTGGTCAATACTAAAGGCATGTTACGGGCTGCAAGTATGGTATCAATCTGGCTAAAGGTATGCTGGAACATCACTCGAAAGGGATCCTAG